CATATCTGATATAAGGGCAAATTTTTTATGAGGCACATAGTACTAGGCAGCGGTTTGCAGGTCATTAGATTCCGCTGCCCAAGTAACTCTTTTAAGTGTAGAAGATTTGTTTATAACttgaggtggcaagatgggtgggtcATGTTACAGGCTATAACAATCACCTTTTTATAAAGGGTCAAATTGTGGCCGCTGTGTTGTTTGCCCTTGAATTTTATGAGTAATTGTGTATTAAACATGATTATCTAAGTTTTACACTTTTGCCGATATTCTCTAAATTTGCTGAAATTGCACCTTCATTTCTAAAGAACAATTACaacttatttaaagaaaaagaaatcaaGATTTGAGTAAGCTAAGTCGAGTCGAACCAAGAACAAGAACCTCAAGACAATATGATATTCTTGGTTGTATGCTTATGGCTTTGCCTTATTCAACAGATGTCGTTGCCAAAATGACATCTTTGATCTTTCGAGACTTCAAATCTCAAAACCTGAGATGTAGATTTAAATAGATAATGTAATATTTCGTATGGGCAAAAACTACGTTACTTGATACAAAGATGGATCAAAGTGAAGCAACCATAATTTACATTAAGCAAACAGGCTAGAACCGCAATGATATCTTACTACTATACGCTCTTACAAGGTTATGATATCAGTGGTGCTTCTAAATTGTCTCCTTCGTCAGGTGGTGACTCCACTCTCAGGGAGCATGCGAAACACAAAGAGATCACCTGAAATACTTGTAAAGATCATGCTAGAGAAAGGGAGTTTGTGTTGGTAATTGATGGTGGAGGTGTTTAAGCAGCCTTACCATGCATAGAGAGGCACAAATGATACTGAAGCCTTTGCAGTCAAACGGTGCATTGGTGGACAAGAACCATGCTGCACAATTAAAAGTTGAGATTCAAGTTACCAATCGAAAATCCCCCACAGAGGTGACAAAATGGGTGGAGCGGATAATGGGTCAGGTTGACCTGGAACACTTTTTTGGGTTCATATTTTGAAACAATTTTCACTAAATCTGAGTGTCAAAATATGTTTCTAGATAATCtatttataacaataataacctttttattatttataaaagatttaatacacaTTATCAATACATTTTGGGCCACTTTTGATCTGTTTGACCTGTTTCCTTTGTAATTTAGTCTATATTTTGTTTAACTACACAGTTCAAAATTGCCTCCTCTATATACAACAAAGCTTAACGGGAAATCAAGAACAAAGATCGAGCTCACTAGTCAATGGAGTCATTGCCAATGGCGATAACAAGCTTGCAATTGACTGAACACCGGCTATAAAAGTCTGTGCTTTTCCCTGAGATTGAACGACAAAGACAAACTTATTACATGTACTTGTTTTTATATGGTTAGCATAAGCTAAAAGAAGACGAGAACCACAAAAAAGGAGGAGAGAAAGTTGTGGAAAATGTGCAAGGTGATTAGAACTAACGAAAAACTTTCACAAACCTGATCGGTTGATCTTGATCCTTTTGATATAACTGCATAGGTCTGTCAAAAAGAGCAAGTGCCTTGAATACTTAAGAATGACTTCTCAAACTAAGGGTGTTGAATCAATTTTGATTAAGAGAACTTACAGCTGGTTTAACTAGGATAAAGATCACTCCAAATGATGCGCTAAGGTATGGTACCTATATACACATAAACTTGATATCATATATTCCTCATTAACTTTCTTCTATAGAGGTGCATAGGAGATagtatgcattaaaaatagaCTTTGAGCGACTTTAACCCTGTTTAGACCCAGTTGACCTGCTtgagataaaataaaatccaaCACGACCCATTTATATGCGAATGAGCCGAGATTGCCAACTCTAATTTTGATCTAACTAAGctgaattatttttttaagtagTGTCTTTTCTCAGAGAATTTTTCCAAGTATTGGGTTGAACCCGGGTCTTCAAATAGTCAACTTATGAAAACAATGGGATGAACGGTGATTGGACAAAGAAATATTAGAAGCATAAACTTTTAGAACAAGATTAAAGGCATTAAAAGAAGTATTACCCAAGAGGCCCATGCAAAGCCATAAAACAATGCCTGCAAATAACATAGGATTTATGAGATAAATTTGCtatattgaaaattttggtCAAATTAGTGCAAACGAGGGGAAAAGAACATACGTATGCTATTGATGCCAATAAGCCAGCACACAGTATTACTTTCTCTCCAACTAAGGGATTAGCTAAAGGGAGCACCACCAACTTTTGTAGCATAATTGAATACATGTTTAATATTAGAAGACCAAAGTAGCAACTCTCAGGCTATTGAAACTTTATATATCAGAGTAGCAGAACAAACCTGAGAAACAATAGAACCTACACCAACCATGCTCAGGATTTCTGAAAGTTGGTTTTTATCAAAACCGAATGCCGCTTTAAGGTAATACTGCGAGATCAACAAGAAACCACAAATGAGTTGATTATTTAACCACTTATTCAACAGATTCAGTATCACTTTGGCCAAAGGTTGGTTACATGCCTATTCGTATTGCATATGCTCTAACTAAGAGGTGACAAAATGTGCAGATCAGGTAATCGGTCAAATCAAGTAGTTTTACATACGGAGCAGGTTGGACCCGAAACAAATTTCCCtcaaaaaattcatctttttttCTACTATCAACCACATGATCTGTTTCCTCTTTAGCAAACTAATTTAATATACCCGCTTGGCCCATTAGGTATAAAGATAACCTAAAttaacccattcataagtaagaGTATGAAATTGACACATCTTCTATAATTTATTTACTCTATCTAAAACATACCAGTAAGACAGTGCTGATGCCAGACATTCCCAGTTCGTAGAAGAAAGAAATGACCGAAATACTACTCAGAGTTGGACTGAAATTAAAACAGTTTAAGTAGTCATGTTAGAATAAATTTGAGAAAATATTAAGTCTTTCAGTGCATAATTTATAAGTAAAGATAAAACAGAAATATGCAAAATGATGATGCTTTGATATTGACATACGTGCTCAAGACAATAGTTACAGCATATTTCATTGTCTTATAACGTTCTTGAACGACGGTAACTGCTTTACTCAAATAAGATGAGTGTTGATCGATCTTTGGAGTCGGTTTAACTGTCTCAACCAGAAATATTGCCATATAAACTGGACAGAAGATCAAGAGAGCTATAGAAACCTGAACTAGAAAAAATATCATTAGAAAGACTGCAAAGAAGTGACAGATGAAATATTATGGTAGACTCCCAGTAGAAAACTTGACCCATTTACTACGAGATGGGTCAAGTTTTTCTCTAAAAGGTCATATACTTCAAATAACTTCTGGTTTAATGTGAAATGgtttgaaggaattgaaagTGGCCTGTACTTGATATCTTGAATGCTTACAACATCTAAAAGCATTTTACTTGTAGAAATAAGCTAAAGTTTTAATAATACAgttttttaatcataataatGCCTTGCATAGAGAAATGAATAAGAAAATGTTGACGGAGCAACACACATTGAAGTTTACCCATCCGTTTTGATACTCTATGCTACAGAATCAAAATCATCATACCACAAAAATGTACTTCTCGGGAAGGAAACGAGCCAGCAGATTTCCTACGACATGTGATGCAGAAAAGAGGCCTGTTATCCAACTAAAAACAGCTGCCCTCTTTCTATTATCAACAATATCTGCCTGCAAAAATTGACAATTTTTAAGCTTTTCCATGTTGAAAACTCTGCATATAAACAATACTCGGTGGCTTCATTACAGGATACGAGCTAATTGAATTTTCTTGAACATTCTGATCAAACAATCACCGTCAAACTTGGTTCAATGCTTAAAAAGTAGAACTCAATAAGACTTACCACATAAGCAACAGCAATGCAGAAAATACTTCCTTGACTGATTATATATGAAATCGTGCGAAGGATATAATAAGcatatacaaatgattttgattCACTGATGGCAAGCAGGGCTGAAAGAGTTGCAGCAAAATGAGACATATGAGTCTAAAAAGACAGTAAAATAATTCCATGATGACCCAATGTACATGAAATATAGTTGTGAATATGGTACCATAGACATGAGATATGATAAGAAGCCACTTACCGAAGGGAATTATAGTTGTAGATAATGTAACGAGGAGCAGTGGTTTACGTCCATACTCATCTGAAAGCTGGCCTAGAATTGGAAGCATGACCATCTTGAATATTCCTACAATCTAATATACAAGTACAATGAAAACATGAGCAAAGTTTATATAAGGATACTACTATTACTATATTATCCTTAAGATACAAATGAATATATAATGTTGTAAACGAATTACATGATGTAAGCACAAGCTACATTATGATTTCTGAATTTTAAGTGATCATCATTTTTTGGGTGTGGATAAATAGTATATTACTAAGAAGGAACAATATTTCATATACTATAGTTTAAGTATGTGCCGGGAAGTAGCATTTCGGTAAATTCCAATTGATTTTACACCAACTGATATGTAACCAAGTTATTGAGCCTAATGATTGTATAAGTCTCTTCATAGAGACTCAATCTCAAAAAGGCTTGTCGAGATTCAGCCGTTACCATTGCATCAAATACCACTTGATTCAAAACTCATTGTTGACGCATTACGTGTACATGTTTATTTTGTATTGTTTGTTTAACCTTATTATTTCTCATggaaataaaatgtaaaaaccaACACAATGTATCAGATGATGTTCCTAGGAGTTGTCCATATCACCAAGGACAATAAGATACCTTAGAGTAAATGATAAGAGAGGACCAAAATAGTACATGGACATAAAAACAACCAAATATTGGCAGAACCCATGTGCCATTCTATCCTTCATTTCCCAGATTTACAAGGTACTGTAAATCTACTGTATATACTATTGTATTGTTTTCCTTAAAAAAACAAGGCAGGGGAAAAAATTTGAGCTGAGAGATGGTCATTTTAgacttttaaacaaaaatgattGATTAGCTTTAAGAGAAAAGTTATCTTTATATCAGGTTTAcctaacaaaatataaaagtattCATTATAAGCTAGGGAAGAGGTTTTTCCTGTTCCGGTCAACCGGGGAGGGCAAGTCTTTGACTCATCTTAAATTATGAAAGGACATAGTTTGATCATCAAAGGTGAagaattatatatgtttgtgtaaaAGGTATGTCACAAGAAAGGATTgaaaagggaaaaagaaaaatgtcatAAAGTCTATTCTTCTTTCTACATATGTAAAAAGCCTTAAGAACCAGATTATTACATTTTGCATGCACCAAACATTCAATAAATAAGCGTAAAACCAACATAATCCACAAAATGAACACTCACATCTTTACACTAGCTAatcatcacatattcacataaATTACCGCCCGAACGCCTAATGATCACACGATAACCCAACAAAAAAATCCAAGAAAAATTAGACAAAACCAACAAAAAGTAAAGACACCAATCTGATTAGTACTAGCAGAATATATACTGAGTGAATATTTGACTATATAATTCTGCTTAAATTctcatttttaataaataacattCTCATAACACAAATGCTGCTTTATACAGTAGtgattaaatgtatatatgatgAATGACAAACAAATTAAGAGAAATTGGCAGTAATAATGCACGTACGGTTTGTTGAAGACCATTGAGGTAAATAGCTTCAGAACATGAATTTTGGCCGGGACAAAGAGCTTCAGTGGTAACATCAACAAGAACAGAAACAGTCATTTCTTCAGCAACCCAATGAAAACAAAGTGGGAACAATAAGTGTACTAATGGCCTCAGCTCACGAGCACCCTCCCACCACCTTgtcattctttctttctagCTAGCTTGTTTTACTATATCTTTTCTCTGTCTCACACTTTaatatgtgatatatatatatatatatatgtatgtatatatactcgtatatatataataggatgctgattattattataattataattgtttgTTAGTTGTTTATTGGTTAGgaagaaatgaaatgatgatGGATAGATTTTGGCATGGTTCTGGCCGTGACATACCTCTCATATCAAATGTGACAAtgaagttttttaattttttttttttttttatcgatagCATAAATTAAGACTTTATTTCCGATAACataataaatgatgtatttgACTTTGTCGTCCGTCGCTAAAGCCATATCAACTATTGTGTTACCTCAGGTCACAAGTTTTTTAAAAagtctttttgaatttttttctttctgatCACCTGTTACACCTCATGATCTATATTTCATAGTTTAGAATATGTGCAATGTTTTTaccattttatgatatgatatcCCTAATGTTAAATATTGATTGATTGTtccacacacaaaaaaaaaaaaaaaaaaaaaaaaaaaaaaaaaaaccttttcgTCACAAAACTCTTCAATAATTTTGTGACAATAACGGGTGAAGGtgacatatatatgcatatatacattatCGGTACCGCGTATTAGCATCGACAAACTAACACCTCCCCCTTTAATTTGGCAATGAGGCCGGGCATATACCTAATTAAACTGATGGGAAGTGACATTTAGAGGATGCATGTGAGTTGCTCTTTTTATATACCCGCCTGCCTTGTTAATTAAGAGTACTaaactactcgtatatattaagCTGAGCTTGCTTCATCGGCATTCGTCATAGGCGATGCTTGCAATCGCAatacatatgatttttttaaaactaaaagctaaggtcaaaacaaaaacatttgaaGAAGCATGAAAGGTGCCGACAAAAAAGTCTAACTGGATGACCatcaaaaagttacaaaatatgtaaataaagACCACAACTAACCCATTATAATGACACGTTAAATAATCTAAATCAAGCCATTCAAAGATAAtaaaaatactcgtaataattatttatttcaatCTATAACATTATAAGGGCCGTGGTATGTATCAAGTCATGTTCGAGTATCGAATAAATTCTAAATAAATTCAAGTCTTGCGTATTATTTGGATGTTGTTCAATATTTAAACTCGAACTTAAAAGAAAACActggtaaatattttttattatacgctctaataacttatcgaccaatcacagttCTCAATTTCGtaatgttgaatttttttaaaattttgactttaatttacgcttttttgttttccatcacaaatttacactttttatccaatagttttaatataataaataaataataatagcttatatatatccgataaaataatagctaatatttatctaataaaataatagctaatatatatccaataatatgttctatcatatatataaaatgttaaaattgattacacaaaaataaattaaattattgtaaatatattaagattttagtagtaattgtacaattttaattttaatatatattaaaagacagttgaactaatgacttattaatcaatcatatggctcgattttatcaaattgactctcgttGATTTCATCATTTAgtatttacataattttatttaattaataaaaaatgaataactaaattaattatttttacaatgttattaaaattggtttctatctataaagtccggttttcacacacgaacaattatgcattgcagtatctcgagttaagtcgagaaggggctttaaggtgctaatatgtgacaaagatgacaagacaaaaaacactacaacaaattttgtctataaataagtctttcaaatgattaAGGAGGGTATATACTTCcaataatcttttattacattagttttctttctataagCTTAACATTTTtggcatttgaattgaacactcaGTATAtacttatatcttcaactttcactttataaacttttatgagttacatgtattaatatctaatattaataatgtcctAAGTCTCGTGTCTAATGTTggacacggatctaaaatcAAGTTTTAAATCAAAACGAACTTAAAAGAAATAATGTTGGATATAAAACTCATATTCTAATAGTGAAGCTAATATCATCagataaataattattattcagATTTCATACAAAAGACAATTTTCATTGGTCGTTTCTTTTGTCATGACTACAAAAATCAATAACAATCTTTATCAACGGTTAGTTTATCAATAACAATCTTTATCAATTGTTATTTTGCATCTACAATGTCCGATTTTCACATATAGACAATTGTACGTTGTTATCTTttgagttaaataaataaaaaaaaattatacaaattttGTGTATTTAACATGAGTGTAgatcttatattatattagaatttTAAATGGAACTTTTCATAAAgcgttttatataatatatatatatatatatattattgtaatcTCATTAAAGGCGAGGTCAATGAACAGTGTCACGTGCCATGTGGCGCTGTTCTATTGGTTCACCTGTATCCCGTGTTTTTTCCCAAATTTTATcatatcggattccgttaaatttaatttttgttcggtttttttttggtttcctacatagttttttttgcttttgtgttttctttctattagtcCACCTATACCCTGCtttttttcggattttgctatatcggatcccgttaaggttatttttctttcggtttttgttggtttattacatagtttttttgcttttgtgttttctttctattggttcatcgtataccccccatcactatttagattttgccattttggatcccgtttggggttttttcttggtgttcatcatagtttttggcttttgtgttccgaattaatatattgaaaacttttacataatattttatttttcctctgttatttctattttcgttaaggttatttatgttttggtttttcttggttttttgatacctttttttttgtttatatgatctcttttattggttaATCATATACCCCGCATGACTATTTAAATTCTGACATTACAGAtcccattttgagtttttttttcattttttttggcatggttatcaatagtaaccatgcttattaaaacttgacacgtggcatcggttataaagtgacacatcacacgtttcttatagtttggattttgccacattgcatcctgttcggattttgtcacgtctttttcttttttagttttgtttttccttttcggatttttttATTACGcgttacttcttttgtttttttcacactttttatttgtcattcaaccttattgtgatacaccccgtaccactacttgcattttgctatatcgcatccacTTGATAtttgaattaatatattaatatttttgtcatgTCACATTCcgttcaggtttctactacgggttacgttttggtttcttgcatacttttaaacaaacatattaatgacaaaattatttataattaagcTGTCGAAAATTCAcgacatatatactaaaataacgaactgtttcaacaaaggaattgagaccccgcaacgtggggtccaaaattttctagttatTATGAATTTTCTATGAAAAGTTATTACCTTGAACTCTTTAAGGCTTTAAGTATGTACTATGTAGCATCTGAGTGTTCAAAAGGCTTTTTCTGCCATGGTCCTATGGATTACCAACCGTAGCCCACTTCCAATAACAAAGTGTAAGAATTTCAAGCCCAAATTGATGCATTAACGGATTAACCtgtatattttttaatctttttgtattttcattTGTTATATATGTGACTGACGAGAAATCTTGCCATTTTCATTTACATAGAAAAATACACTATCTGATTATcacatatattttttgtgttatttttttcccccatacttttaacttttaagttgaAAGATTTGTGTTTAAACTTAGTGGCTAGAGAATTCTATATTTCTATTTAGCATGTTAAAACAgatttatttaaaaatcattcttttataaattaccaaagttaaattactttcatatcaaatagacattatatatatatttttatgttgatgatgatgatggtagcCAATATAGCTAAATTAGTGTGTTCGAAAATAATAAAGGTGTGTCCAGAAATTATAAAGATATGCGTTATTGATATGTAATGATCGTATGAGTACGAGTGTATGCATATATTAATAGctcatcttttctttttctttttcaagcaaATATAataagggttttgctaaacgcaGCTTTTAGTGCTgcagttaaggtgcattaaatagttgtatatttatcataaaaatttaaggatgaaattttaatatagaAGATACAAAATTTTTATGCAAGTTATAAAATgcatttttaagatttttttatttgtataaaagGAAGAAACGAAAAGAATTAGAGGGAgaagtataattattttttgtttcaaaaactttttccTCATTTTTGAGATGATTAGAAAAGTGTCTTCTCTAGTTTTTTCTTTCCACCTTTAAATTAAGTCTAAACAATACAAAGAGTTGCAAGAAttgcatttaacatttttcatataataaagcATAGCAATATGCCAAAACCGCTCATTCAATTCAACatgttaaaaaaagtaaatggcagtaattctttatttatttatagataacAGTACGTAAGATAATCGTTTTTATTAAGTGTTTAACTAAATATATCtaccaaaagttattatattttCGGAACTGGATAGGATAAATATGAATCAATAGATCTAAATTAAATTTCCATGTAAAATTGAGTAAATTACACGGATGGTATTTAAAGTATACCCCATATAACTCTTTtgatacaaacttttaaatttccactcggaccatatcTAAACTTGCACTTTTCCACATTGATCATACCCAAAGTTTCACTTTTTCACTTGGATCATACCTATCACTCACGATCGTCTATTTGGCCGTCAAGTCAAGCCACGTGTAGTTTAAAGGttgtaaaaatatacaaataagttgtaaaaatgaaaaaaataaaaacaaaaaaagatacAAATAAGTTGTGAAAATGACAACGTCTTCATTATTCtcatcaatataataataataataataataataataggaaaCTTTATATGCATGATTGTAtcaaaatagtaataataataataataaaactttttttcattgaaaacaaaaaaaattatttcttcataataaatatatctacccaacttagtaaatgaaaaaaaaattaatataaataaaactctaaaattcttTAACAATCATTTTACGGTAAATTACATGAATGATACCTGGAGTATACATGAAATTACGTGTTTGATACCTCACGTGCAcgacacgtgacttgacttaacgacCAAATAGATGACCGTTAGTGATCGGTGTTTGCGCGATGCAGTGGTGATGACAGTGACATGTGGTGGTGACGTGCGGCGGTAGCGGTGGTGGTGAAGGTGACAGTGGTTATGGCGATGTAATGGCGGCGACGTTGGCAATAACAAATGTTGACATGCGGCGGTAGCGCGGtgaccgttaagtcaagtcacgtgccGTGCACGTGAGGTATCAAACATGTAATTTCATGTATACTCCAGGTATCATCCATGTAATGTACCGTAAAAATGATTGTTAAAaaattttagagttttatttatattaattttttttcatttactaagttgggtagatatatttattatgaagaagtatttttttttgttttcaatgaaaaagagttttattattattattattactattttgaTACAATCATGCATATAAAGtttcctattattattattattattattattatattgatgaGAATAATGAGGACGTTTTCATTTTCACAACttatttgtatcattttttgttttttttttgtttttacaatttatttgtatatttttaatacaaaTAGACGTGAATCATATTATTCtcatcaatataataataaaaaaaatgtattatacaAAATTCTGTGTATTTGAGTGTAAGTCTCATATTATATTAGAATTCTTAATGGAAGTATTCATAaagtgttttatatatatactctattTCCAATAAAGTTATTACCTTTAAGGCTTTAAGTATGTACTATGTAGTTTCCGAGTGTTCAAAAGGTTTTTTCTGCCATCGTCCTAACTCCTATGGAT
The Erigeron canadensis isolate Cc75 chromosome 2, C_canadensis_v1, whole genome shotgun sequence DNA segment above includes these coding regions:
- the LOC122589364 gene encoding hippocampus abundant transcript-like protein 1 encodes the protein MTRWWEGARELRPLVHLLFPLCFHWVAEEMTVSVLVDVTTEALCPGQNSCSEAIYLNGLQQTIVGIFKMVMLPILGQLSDEYGRKPLLLVTLSTTIIPFALLAISESKSFVYAYYILRTISYIISQGSIFCIAVAYVADIVDNRKRAAVFSWITGLFSASHVVGNLLARFLPEKYIFVVSIALLIFCPVYMAIFLVETVKPTPKIDQHSSYLSKAVTVVQERYKTMKYAVTIVLSTPTLSSISVISFFYELGMSGISTVLLYYLKAAFGFDKNQLSEILSMVGVGSIVSQLVVLPLANPLVGEKVILCAGLLASIAYALFYGFAWASWVPYLSASFGVIFILVKPATYAVISKGSRSTDQGKAQTFIAGVQSIASLLSPLAMTPLTTWFLSTNAPFDCKGFSIICASLCMVISLCFACSLRVESPPDEGDNLEAPLIS